From one Bacillus sp. FJAT-42376 genomic stretch:
- the ribD gene encoding bifunctional diaminohydroxyphosphoribosylaminopyrimidine deaminase/5-amino-6-(5-phosphoribosylamino)uracil reductase RibD — MRDETFMKLALELAEQGIGQTSPNPAVGAVVVKDGNVVGMGAHLKAGEAHAEVHAISMAGEKAKGAEIFVTLEPCSHYGKTPPCAELLIAAGIKRVVIAVLDPNPLVAGRGAALLEEAGIEVCTGVLEQEAAELNKFFFHYIKTGVPYVTLKAASTLDGKTATKSMDSKWITGEQAREDVHRYRERHDAILTGVNTVIHDNPSLTCRLEKPKRQPVRIILDRNLKTPLNSKVVTDGLAETWIVSSDDADPKRISDFEDLGVTIISLSAGHTLKDVLEELGKRGISSLLAEGGSQIHGSFIHEGCFNEMVIYIAPKLLGGKESLSISGGTGFERMKDAVELTFTEPVILGNDIKIRAVRRREEGK, encoded by the coding sequence ATGCGGGACGAGACATTTATGAAGCTCGCTTTGGAGCTTGCAGAACAGGGGATTGGCCAGACCTCGCCGAATCCCGCTGTTGGCGCGGTTGTAGTAAAGGATGGAAATGTTGTCGGAATGGGAGCTCATTTAAAAGCCGGAGAAGCCCACGCAGAAGTTCATGCCATCAGCATGGCAGGTGAAAAAGCAAAAGGTGCAGAGATTTTTGTCACACTTGAACCTTGCAGCCATTACGGAAAAACCCCGCCGTGTGCCGAGCTGCTCATAGCCGCAGGAATAAAAAGGGTGGTTATTGCCGTTCTTGATCCAAATCCTCTTGTTGCAGGAAGAGGAGCTGCTCTTCTCGAGGAAGCGGGAATCGAAGTCTGCACAGGCGTACTTGAACAGGAAGCGGCGGAACTTAATAAATTTTTCTTCCACTATATAAAAACGGGAGTACCGTACGTCACCTTAAAAGCTGCATCCACATTGGATGGGAAGACAGCAACGAAATCGATGGACAGTAAATGGATTACGGGAGAACAGGCGAGAGAAGATGTCCACCGTTATAGGGAAAGGCATGATGCCATTCTTACAGGCGTTAATACGGTGATTCATGATAATCCAAGTCTTACGTGCCGATTGGAAAAACCAAAGCGGCAGCCAGTCAGAATTATCCTGGACAGGAATCTGAAAACACCATTGAATTCAAAGGTTGTGACAGACGGTCTTGCTGAGACCTGGATTGTTTCCTCTGATGATGCGGATCCCAAACGGATTTCAGATTTTGAAGATCTGGGGGTAACCATCATTTCTTTAAGTGCCGGGCACACATTGAAAGATGTTCTTGAAGAATTGGGGAAAAGAGGGATTTCATCGCTTCTCGCGGAAGGCGGATCACAAATTCACGGATCTTTTATTCATGAAGGGTGCTTTAATGAAATGGTGATCTACATCGCTCCTAAGCTGCTCGGAGGCAAAGAAAGTCTATCCATATCAGGGGGCACCGGATTTGAAAGGATGAAAGATGCAGTTGAACTTACATTTACAGAACCGGTGATTTTAGGGAACGATATAAAAATAAGGGCCGTGCGCCGAAGGGAGGAGGGAAAATAA
- a CDS encoding CAP domain-containing protein — translation MLNKMIPAALAISLILPSAASAAASTYTVVKGDSLWKIASKTKTGVSELVQANPQLKNPDRIAVGQKINIPVNDEVSIEAEVVSLVNKERAKAGLKPLAADWELGRVAKYKSQDMHDQHYFDHNSPVYGTPFNMMKSFGIQYKTAGENIAKGQTSPQAVMTAWMNSSGHRANILNASYTHIGVGYVKDGNYWTQQFISK, via the coding sequence ATGCTGAATAAAATGATTCCAGCTGCGCTGGCGATCTCTTTAATCCTGCCATCCGCTGCATCCGCTGCAGCCAGTACATACACTGTTGTAAAGGGGGACAGCCTTTGGAAGATAGCATCGAAAACAAAGACAGGCGTATCTGAATTAGTTCAGGCCAATCCTCAGCTTAAAAACCCGGATCGTATTGCGGTTGGCCAGAAAATCAATATTCCTGTAAATGATGAGGTGTCCATCGAGGCAGAAGTTGTATCCTTGGTTAACAAAGAGCGGGCGAAAGCCGGTTTGAAGCCTTTAGCAGCAGATTGGGAGTTAGGCAGAGTAGCAAAATATAAGTCTCAGGATATGCACGATCAGCACTATTTTGATCACAACAGTCCGGTATACGGAACTCCTTTTAACATGATGAAAAGCTTTGGCATCCAATATAAAACAGCAGGAGAAAACATTGCAAAGGGCCAAACAAGTCCTCAGGCCGTTATGACGGCGTGGATGAACAGTTCAGGCCATAGAGCCAATATCCTGAATGCTTCCTATACTCATATCGGAGTCGGCTATGTAAAAGACGGAAACTATTGGACTCAGCAATTTATCAGTAAATAA
- a CDS encoding peptidylprolyl isomerase: MAKKGYILMENGEKIEFDLFPAEAPNTVANFEKLANEGFYNGVTFHRVIPGFVSQGGDPTGTGAGGPGYSIDCETEGNPHKHEEGSLSMAHAGKNTGGSQFFIVHEPQPHLNGVHTVFGKVTSNVAAAKAMKNGDKMEKVEVFEA; this comes from the coding sequence ATGGCTAAAAAAGGATACATATTGATGGAAAACGGAGAGAAGATCGAATTCGATCTATTTCCTGCTGAAGCACCTAACACAGTAGCCAACTTCGAGAAGCTTGCGAACGAAGGATTCTACAACGGAGTAACTTTTCACCGCGTAATTCCTGGTTTCGTATCACAGGGAGGAGATCCTACAGGTACAGGAGCCGGCGGTCCTGGATACAGCATCGACTGTGAAACGGAGGGCAATCCCCATAAGCATGAAGAAGGAAGCCTTTCAATGGCCCATGCAGGAAAAAACACAGGCGGAAGCCAGTTCTTCATCGTTCATGAGCCGCAGCCGCACCTTAATGGTGTTCACACAGTATTCGGCAAAGTAACGTCAAACGTTGCAGCCGCAAAAGCAATGAAAAACGGCGACAAAATGGAAAAAGTTGAAGTGTTCGAAGCGTAA
- a CDS encoding HAD family hydrolase, with protein MIKALFFDLDNTLLDRDSSVERFIAFQYERLIPGKIRKKDYCKRFIELDAGGYVWKDRVYQQLVEEFDIGFLSWETLLADYVENFHTSCVPYCNLHSCLSSLAAYSLGIISNGYGAFQLRNIQALGIEKYFKVILLSEWEGVKKPDPEIFCKGLQKVKVLPEESIFIGDHIENDINPARQAGMKTIWKRNGRNGDGSADYAIDALDEIPNLVETLSGKLKFCR; from the coding sequence ATGATTAAGGCTCTATTTTTTGATTTGGATAATACCTTGCTTGACCGTGATTCCTCAGTTGAGAGATTCATAGCTTTTCAATATGAGCGGCTTATTCCAGGGAAAATCCGAAAAAAGGACTACTGTAAAAGGTTTATTGAATTAGATGCCGGCGGTTATGTTTGGAAAGACAGGGTTTATCAGCAGCTCGTTGAAGAATTCGACATCGGATTCCTTTCATGGGAAACCCTTCTTGCCGATTACGTGGAAAATTTCCACACTAGCTGTGTCCCCTATTGTAATCTTCATTCCTGTCTTTCTTCCCTGGCCGCCTATTCTCTCGGAATCATTTCAAATGGGTATGGAGCCTTTCAGCTGCGAAATATTCAAGCGCTTGGAATCGAAAAGTATTTTAAGGTTATCTTATTATCTGAGTGGGAAGGCGTAAAAAAACCGGATCCGGAAATTTTCTGCAAAGGATTACAGAAGGTAAAGGTTTTGCCGGAGGAAAGCATTTTTATAGGAGATCATATTGAAAATGATATTAATCCTGCCAGGCAGGCAGGCATGAAAACGATTTGGAAGAGAAATGGCCGAAACGGGGATGGATCAGCGGATTATGCAATCGATGCGTTGGATGAAATTCCAAATTTGGTGGAAACGCTAAGCGGAAAACTGAAATTCTGCAGGTAA